The genomic interval ATGTTCGTTTGGAGGGCTTGTAATGAGGCTATCCCTACCTTCTCAAACTTGCAGTagagaaaattgagagagagcAACTTATGCCCAATCTGTCTTCTTGAAAAGGAATCAACAAGCCATGTGTTATGGGGATGTAGTGCTGCTCAAGATGTATGGGGCCAAGCAAGTATCAAGATTATGAAGATGTCCTTGCAACATGATCTGTTTCGAGACATATGGGACCAATTAACTGCAAAACTACCAAAAGCTGAATTAGAGTTGGTAGGATCAATAGCAAGGCTCATATGGAATAGAAGAAATGAAGTAGTGCATGGCAAGGAACTAAGACATCCCAACTCTATATTCCATAAGGCCAATGAGGATGTAAGGCTGTTCAAAGCTACAAAGGTCCAAGTTAGTGCTCTTGCTACTGCAACCTATCCTGAAGATAAGCTTACATGGAAAAAACCTACTGAAGGGAAATACAAACTTAATTGGGATGCTGCTTTAAATGTGTCATTGGGAGTGTTAGGCATAGGAGCCATTCTCAAAGACTGCCAAGGTATGGTATTAGGAACAGTCAGATCAATAAGAAGCTTAAGACTTTCACCATTTACTGCCGAAGCCTATGCTATGTTGATGGCAATTCTTTTCTGTAAGGACTCTGGGGTTACAAACTTCATTCTTGAAGGGGACTCGCTGCAGGTGGTTCAACAAATGCAGAACTTAATCATGGACTGGAGCCAAGGTGGTCTAATTCTTGAAAATGCTAAATCTATTCTGAAGTCTTTACTTGGTTAGAACATTGGACACATAAGGAGGGATGCTAATATGGCTACTCACTTGCTAGCCAAGGATGCCCTCAATTGAGTAGAAGATTCATATTCTCTTGAATGTATCCCAAGATATATTGAGCATGTTTTTTGTAAGGAATCTATGTAAACAGTTTGCTTGAGGAATATAATTGATctctgatttaaaaaaaaaaaaatgagtaaagatttttggtcattttttaaaacaatttaagcTTTTTGTATCCTCTCCTCCTCAAGCCAACCAATCACCATTCACCCGTACTCATCAAAACATCCAAGGATGCACACtgagaaaaacttttaaataagagGCGACTACAAGAGCCAAGGTGGTCTAATTCTTGAAAATGCTAAATCTATTCTGAAGTCTTTTCCTGGTTGGCACATTGGACACATAAGGAGGGATGCTAATATGGCTGCTCACTTGCTAACCAAGGATGCCCTCAATTGAGTAGAAGATTCATATTCTCTTGAATGAGAATATGAGTAAAGATTTTTGGTCATTTTTGAAAACTATTTAAGCTTTCCGTATCCTCTCCTCCTCAAGCCAACCAATCACCATTCACCCGTACTCTTCAAAACATCCAAGGATGCACATtgagaaaaacttttaaataagagGCGACTACAAAGCCCATACATAGTACCAAATCACAAGCTCATCATCCACTCAGCATTAAAGCTACCAACttaggaagaaaaaaagaacactCTACTTGCTAAAAGACACTACCAGCAATTCATCTCTAACAGTCAAAAGGGTGCCTGAAAACATCTGTTACATTACCTAGACCACAGTGACCAAGATTCAAGAGTCTGTTTGTTGCTGCTGTGGTGGCTGCTGCTGCTGAGTTTGACTCTGTGGCCATGGCATGAAAGCCATAGGTGCTCGAGGCTGCTGCGAAGCGTACATTGCTGCTTGGTCAACTGGCTTTCCCATGATCATTCCTGTAGGTCCCACAGGATGCTGTGATGGAACATAGTAGTATGGGATATCAGCCGGTGAACCCACTACTGGAATAGTAGCCTTGGTCACCCCAAGTCCCTCCTCTTTCAATTCATCTCTTGGAATGATATCAACCAAGAAATCAAAGACATCAGTCCTCGAAATGGCAGCTGCAATATCATTCTTTTGTAATGTcctccttttgttttcttctgtgTGGATCCAAGAGCGCAAAGTCAGCTCCAAGATGAACATTTCACATGCCTTTGCAAATATGACAGGAGCCTCTGCCGAAATCATCCGGACATCCTCATCagctttcattattttcttaatccGAGCAAGAGGAAGGCTGTGATTCTTGAAGTCAGTTGTTTGCTCAATTTCTTGCATTTGGTTGGCCCAGAACATCTGAAgttgctgttgctgttgctgctgctgctggttGTGGAAGTGTTGGGCCTGCTGGTATGCAAGCTGGTGTGAGGGATTAGCGAATGTGGTGGGGGGCTGGGTCGGGGAATGCACTGCTCCTGTAGGAGTTCCAGAAGCCACCATAGGAGCAGTTTGATAAGGAGTAGCATAGGCCATTTGGTTGGCACCTGCTGCAACTCCCACCACTGCCTGCTggtgttgttgctgctgctgtttTTGTGTTTGTTCTGACTGATCCATAGACAACTAGTGTAGTATGTTTCACCACTTGTAATTATGCCCTTATCTGCACAGATATATGTCATCCAAAACAAATGGTAAATGAATGTGTGAGACGAAAAATATAACAGCATGGCCAAAGATAAGACCACTGAATACAATCTTGCTTCACTTTGAAAGGTGCATCTTCATCGGTAAGTAATTATTCAGATTGGGGGAGGGGAGGAGGGGGGTGGGAGAGATTGCAGACTTGGATATCTTTTGCAGCCATCTTATTCATCTCATTACACGTTATACCCTGATTTTGATAATTCAAATTCCAACTTCCTTTTTGCCTTCTTGCAGGGATCAACAGTTACGAATGTGATAAAGTTTTCTATAATACATAAAGATATGAACTGAGGCTGTCACATTAGCATTTCCATAACTAAACCATGATCTGCAATCCATTGAAACCCaactattttattcaactcCAGTTTCTAAATGAACTACATGGAAGAAGGCAATCAAAGAAGAGATTGGCAGAGATTTTCAGCAATCAAAACTTCTATTTCATTAAGTTGGTGGTGGTTCTTTTTATTTAGTGAGAAGTATCCCTAATGTTAATTTCCATAGCCGCTGAAAAGTTATGTATTGACTCTTTCTACAAGGAACAAATATGAAGGAACAAAAGTAACTTTCTAATGCAATGAACACAATTACTTTAACTAAATAAATGACATATTTATAACTACTGATATGCATGGGAAGAGAAAAAAGTGAGATCCCTATAAACAaccccaaaaaaacaaaaagaactgTGTACCCCCCGCCCCTCACCAGAAGAATAAGGTAGAAAACAGCAGTATATCGCAAACCTTTATAAGACATCAGACATCTGAGTGGGAGAGATTGTAGTACCCAATTAGATTACGAATGGGTTGCACGCACATGTACTATGTTCCAAGTTTGATCTCTACTACGCCAACTAGACCTTCGTCCAACCCCCATAAacaacccaaaaaagaaaaagaagccaCCATCCACGCCCCGCCCCCCACCGGAAGGAAAGGGGAAGAAACAGCAGTAAAACACAAGCCTTTATAAGACATCAGAAATTTGAGTGGATGAAATCGTAGCACCAAATTAGATATTGAATGGGTTGCATGCGCATATAGTAAAGTTCCAAATTTGATATTCTACTACACCAACCTAGACCACATAATTTAGCAAAAGGCACTGCCCAAGTACACACGGAGTACACAGCACCTTGGGAGATAGAGTAAAAAGgtcaaaaatatccaaaaagctAAAAGCTAGAATAACTAAAGTTTGCTGCCACCCAATCTAAAGAAGAAATCCTTTAGCTCCTTGATTTTCTTCTCACAATCCTTGACACTTGTAtcattcctctctctccaaATACCACCCAGTCAAAtcagaatcatcttccacaaatTCCACTGTGTAAGCTGCCAAACTAACCATTCCAACATAGAAAAAGATCCACCACCTGTTGATGCATGATCCAAATCAACTTGAACCAGTTTAAAACAATTTTCCGCAGGGCACTAGCTACTTCAGAATGTGGTAACGAGTGATCCACTGTTTCCCCATCCCTCTTACACATAAAGCACCATGTTATCGCATTCAATATTAGAGATATCGATAATTACAAGAATCCTTAGTGTGACTTGTCTTTTTGAGCTAACTGGCAGATATGACTAGTGTGTCCCCAAGTAGAGCCAACCTTTCCAACATAAAGGAGTTATATTTAGAATTGTCTAGCTACAAGTGTCAATGGATGACACTATATAGGAAACCAACTTACTTGCTCATGGTCAAGTCAAAGAAACGACATGAGATCTCTCTACTCAAAACATAAAACTACATACTTCATGCATAAATGAATTGATTTGTTCTATAAATTCTCAGAATGGGGGAGCACGTTTAGGATTATGAAGACCAAGCCCACTTGAATCCCCACTAACAAGTAACAACCATATATCACCACATTCAGGATTTGAATAGATGGTACTGCTTATAATCTTCCCAGCATCAAAA from Juglans regia cultivar Chandler chromosome 2, Walnut 2.0, whole genome shotgun sequence carries:
- the LOC109011255 gene encoding nuclear transcription factor Y subunit C-2, producing MDQSEQTQKQQQQQHQQAVVGVAAGANQMAYATPYQTAPMVASGTPTGAVHSPTQPPTTFANPSHQLAYQQAQHFHNQQQQQQQQQLQMFWANQMQEIEQTTDFKNHSLPLARIKKIMKADEDVRMISAEAPVIFAKACEMFILELTLRSWIHTEENKRRTLQKNDIAAAISRTDVFDFLVDIIPRDELKEEGLGVTKATIPVVGSPADIPYYYVPSQHPVGPTGMIMGKPVDQAAMYASQQPRAPMAFMPWPQSQTQQQQPPQQQQTDS